Within bacterium, the genomic segment TGTGTTTCTGGCCTTTGGTACACTTGTGAATCCGGGTGCGGTTGGTGTGGCGTATATCTTGGCAATGTTCTTCTCGCTGGCATCGGTGTTTACGAATGGCATAGGTGCTTACGAAGCAGCGATGGTGGAGGTGTTTACGGCGCTTGGCTATCCGCTTGAGCTGAGTATATCGGTGACAGCGCTCTATCGCCTGATCTCCGTGTGGATGTTTATTCCGTTCGGACTCTATTTCTATCGCCATCGGGTGGCCCGCGAAATTGAAGAAGAGGAGGCGTAAGAGTATATGGAGGGGGAAATCCTCAGTGTTACTGAGCTTAGGGACTACGTCAATCAGACGCTTTCATATGCCTATCCAGCTGTCGTAGTGCAGGGTGAGGTGAGTAGCTTTAAGGTAAATCAGGGTAAATGGATATTTTTTGACCTCAAGGATGCTGAAACAACCATCGGTTGCTTTATGACCAAGTATCAGCTGAATACGATCATCGAAGACGGTATGTTGGTGCGTGTGACTGCGACGCCAAATCTCACTAAGTGGGGTAAGTTTTCTCTGACGGTTAAGGCTGTTGAACTGGCAGGTGAGGGATCGGTGAAGCAGGCATTTGAGAAGCTTAAGGCGCAGTTTGAAGCTGAAGGGTTGTTTGCACTTGAGCGCAAGCGGTTGTTGTCCGAGTATCCTGAGCATATCGGGCTCATTACCTCTTCAGAAGCAGCGGCTTATAATGACTTTTTGACCATAGTGCGTGACAGGTGGCCGCTGCTGACGATTAAACACATCCATGTGCATGTACAAGGTGTGCAGGCTCCCGCTGACGTAGTGGGTGCGATACAGCGGTTTAATCGTGACTACCCGACATTAGACGCCTTGGTGGTTATCCGTGGTGGAGGGAGCATGGAAGATTTGCAGGCATTTAATGACGAGCGAGTAGTGCGGGCAGTCTATGCGAGTAAGATCCCGACGATCGTTGGAATAGGGCATGAGGATGATGTGAGTCTGGCTGAGCTCGCTGCCGACGTGCGTGCCGCTACTCCAACAGATGCAGCTCGGCGACTTACGCCGGATCAAAAGGATGTGGCGCGATTGTTGCGCGATCAGGTGAAGGGGCAGAGCAGCTCCGTTCTGCGTTTACTTGAACGCGTTGAGCAGCTGATTCGGCAAACGAGTACATTGTTCCAACGGATTGAGGAGCGGGCGGAGCGGGCAGTCGCACAGTTGACCGAGCGGTTGCAGGTGAGTGTGGAGCAAATGCTTGCGCGGTACTCACAACGAGTCGCAATCGCGCAAACTGTCATACATGCGGCTGACCCACAGCGACTTCTGGCGCGCGGGTATGCGATAGTGCGACAAGACGATGTGATACTTCGAGACCCGGCGCAGGTACATCCGGAGCGCCCGATAGTGATACAATTAGCCAAAGGTGTATTGCGCGCTCGCTCTGTTGGGTCCCGTGCACAGTCGGTTACAGAGATAGATAAGGAGGCAGATGATGAGCAAATCAAACTTGAACTTTCGTGAGACTCTTGAAGAGCTTGAGTCAATAACTCGACAGCTCGAGTCAGATGAGATCGGGCTAGATGAAGCCATTGCACATTTTGAGCGGGGTAGTAAGCTTGCAGTACAACTTCAAGACGAGCTCAAAAAAGCACAGCTAAAGGTCGAAAAGATAAAGGCCCGGTTTGATGGTGAGCCGACAGATGGTATGTCGGTCGAGGGTATGATATTTGAGGCAGAAAGTATAGACAGCGAGTAAGAAAAGTTGTATAATCTCGCCATGTTACGAGACTATACAACTTACCTGATAAAAAACCAGCTGACCAATGTCAGCGATCGCAAAGCGCAAAAGTTGGTACGAACGATTGACCGATATTTGATGCTTGTTTTTGCTGCCGAGGATCGATTCGAAGTCGCACATTTGCTACCTGGGATCCGCAAACGTCGGTATGGTTCGCGGTTTGGTTTGACCGCACAAAGTTATCAAGGTGCATCGTCACTGACTTGGCATGAAGTGGTTCAAAAAGTTCAGTCTGAAATGCACTTCAAGACTGAAGAAGAGGCAATTCAAGCTCTAGAGACCTACCTACGCGCTCATCTCTCGGTTATGTCCGCTACTGCGCGCTTACAATTTGCACAAGCCTGTCCAGACGATCTGCTGAGGGTATATCTTCGTGTCCTCAACTCCTAATCTACCAAGCGCCCAGCTTGTAGATGTGGCAAAGCCTGACCATAACTTCTTTTTTAGCCTTAATCTCACCCCGAAGACTCTCCCTAGTTTACTGGTCATTGCTGGTGACCCAGGAGCACTTGCAGAGATTAATACCTGGCATACCATTACCCAGGCTTGGCACTGGTCGGCTCAGTATGTCTCGACCGACCGTACGGCTCATGTCTTACCGACAGGAGTTGTTACGAGCATTGAATCTGCTGGTCCGCAGATTCTAGTCAGTGATGTCATTGTCGCAGGTTTTGGG encodes:
- the xseA gene encoding exodeoxyribonuclease VII large subunit produces the protein MEGEILSVTELRDYVNQTLSYAYPAVVVQGEVSSFKVNQGKWIFFDLKDAETTIGCFMTKYQLNTIIEDGMLVRVTATPNLTKWGKFSLTVKAVELAGEGSVKQAFEKLKAQFEAEGLFALERKRLLSEYPEHIGLITSSEAAAYNDFLTIVRDRWPLLTIKHIHVHVQGVQAPADVVGAIQRFNRDYPTLDALVVIRGGGSMEDLQAFNDERVVRAVYASKIPTIVGIGHEDDVSLAELAADVRAATPTDAARRLTPDQKDVARLLRDQVKGQSSSVLRLLERVEQLIRQTSTLFQRIEERAERAVAQLTERLQVSVEQMLARYSQRVAIAQTVIHAADPQRLLARGYAIVRQDDVILRDPAQVHPERPIVIQLAKGVLRARSVGSRAQSVTEIDKEADDEQIKLELS
- the xseB gene encoding exodeoxyribonuclease VII small subunit, which codes for MMSKSNLNFRETLEELESITRQLESDEIGLDEAIAHFERGSKLAVQLQDELKKAQLKVEKIKARFDGEPTDGMSVEGMIFEAESIDSE